One genomic region from Leptospiraceae bacterium encodes:
- a CDS encoding DUF1398 domain-containing protein, whose protein sequence is MFTVEQIEQAHEKVKSGGDFPKYIQEIKKLGVKGFETWVVDSHTVYFGDNNFSVKSKAKYDKLLISEKINKENFIIQLKLHQQGKTDYFTFCKDCAEAGIEKWAVSLDKMTCIYYDKIGKEILVEKIPE, encoded by the coding sequence ATGTTTACAGTAGAACAAATTGAGCAGGCACATGAGAAAGTTAAATCAGGTGGAGACTTTCCAAAATACATTCAAGAAATTAAAAAATTGGGTGTGAAGGGTTTTGAAACTTGGGTTGTAGATAGCCACACAGTGTATTTTGGTGATAATAATTTCAGTGTTAAATCAAAAGCTAAGTATGATAAACTATTGATTTCAGAGAAGATTAACAAGGAAAATTTTATAATTCAACTTAAATTACACCAACAAGGGAAAACAGACTATTTCACTTTTTGTAAAGACTGTGCTGAAGCTGGAATTGAGAAATGGGCTGTTAGTCTTGATAAAATGACTTGTATTTACTATGATAAAATTGGGAAAGAAATTTTGGTGGAAAAAATACCAGAATAA
- a CDS encoding OmpA family protein, whose protein sequence is MAKSYYRIIDGIKYDRGLLDEAEKFQSENPQKKITVQKAKEFIESAGDGNIVTEVEKASLAYIAEHYPVSPQAKILLLEASKADKEKPKAKAAKKKAGAKKKAAKKKEKTSSTSPKLVPVDFPSAVKEEPDSDFSTEEPEDRLPPPAEEPKTEVLKAENLEQEMKVSEAEKKMEDLFPSFSDRLRKIEEDREVTRSKPEPLFKAPPKEVVKEPVEPPVTRKTELPPTAPRTPIIQKEEEKEEKKSGLLRLIILGLIVLLILFFLYRACNNNDPDPTKNTSPDTPKDKQTLNESKDPLITDEPLKSPEDKKSEIPEGGDTVPGKKVEPEKKDSEPEKKVVNKTEEPPLLKEEKKDSSEKPLENKEEKKTAEKTFEPEEKETKPETNQPESLEVYSKEKIEKTKLRFARNSNWYTSDSLPALRGIAEYLKTNPEAKIRITGHTCNRGSRKLNRKISRYRASSIAYFLKKQGIAGSQIEIVGKGESSPIASNKTKKGRERNRRVEFKILN, encoded by the coding sequence ATGGCAAAGTCTTATTACAGGATAATAGATGGAATCAAATACGACAGAGGGCTTTTAGATGAAGCAGAAAAGTTCCAGTCGGAAAATCCTCAGAAGAAGATTACCGTTCAAAAGGCGAAGGAGTTTATAGAAAGCGCCGGAGATGGTAATATTGTAACGGAGGTAGAAAAAGCGAGTCTTGCCTATATCGCAGAACACTACCCGGTCAGTCCGCAGGCAAAAATCCTGCTTTTAGAAGCTTCCAAAGCCGACAAAGAGAAACCTAAGGCCAAAGCAGCTAAAAAGAAGGCAGGAGCGAAAAAGAAAGCGGCTAAGAAAAAAGAAAAAACCTCTTCTACATCTCCAAAATTAGTTCCTGTAGACTTTCCTTCTGCTGTGAAGGAAGAGCCTGATTCTGATTTTTCAACAGAAGAACCGGAAGATAGACTTCCTCCTCCTGCTGAAGAGCCAAAAACTGAGGTTTTAAAAGCTGAGAACCTCGAACAGGAAATGAAAGTTTCTGAAGCAGAAAAGAAAATGGAGGATCTATTTCCTTCTTTTTCGGATAGATTAAGAAAGATAGAAGAAGATAGGGAAGTAACCCGCTCTAAGCCGGAACCTCTCTTTAAGGCTCCTCCTAAAGAAGTTGTGAAAGAACCTGTAGAACCACCTGTAACCCGAAAAACAGAGCTTCCTCCTACAGCTCCGAGAACTCCGATTATTCAGAAAGAAGAAGAAAAAGAAGAAAAGAAGAGCGGTTTATTACGTTTAATAATTCTTGGTCTGATAGTCTTACTTATCCTTTTCTTTCTATATCGAGCCTGTAATAATAATGATCCCGATCCGACTAAGAACACTAGTCCGGATACACCTAAAGATAAACAGACCCTGAATGAAAGCAAAGATCCGCTTATTACCGATGAGCCTCTCAAAAGTCCTGAGGATAAGAAATCGGAAATACCGGAAGGCGGAGATACCGTGCCGGGTAAGAAGGTAGAACCGGAGAAAAAGGATTCTGAACCTGAGAAGAAAGTAGTAAATAAAACGGAAGAACCACCGCTACTAAAAGAAGAAAAGAAGGACAGTTCGGAAAAACCCTTAGAGAATAAAGAAGAGAAGAAAACCGCAGAGAAAACTTTTGAACCGGAAGAAAAAGAGACTAAACCTGAAACAAACCAACCGGAGTCTCTTGAAGTTTATTCCAAAGAAAAAATTGAAAAGACAAAGCTTCGTTTTGCGAGAAATAGCAATTGGTATACTTCTGATTCTCTCCCGGCTTTGAGAGGCATTGCCGAATACCTGAAGACAAATCCGGAAGCTAAAATCCGAATCACCGGTCATACCTGTAACCGTGGAAGCAGGAAGTTGAACCGTAAAATATCCAGATACCGGGCAAGCTCGATAGCCTATTTTTTGAAGAAACAGGGAATTGCAGGTTCTCAGATAGAAATAGTAGGCAAGGGGGAATCTTCTCCTATCGCCAGTAACAAAACCAAAAAAGGAAGGGAAAGAAACCGGAGGGTCGAGTTTAAAATCCTGAACTGA
- a CDS encoding adenylate/guanylate cyclase domain-containing protein has translation MLHRIRETISSLLFFKSRDGYPDTFLEELHFQSNKIILPAGLIYLFAWLPYIPVDSQLVPNQVWIIYLRYGLSLCGFFAIFLHFSVFKNKAMFTLIFLGIYLELAVGIITGLSGASPNYIGGYLFCLMLLLMTPIPISASLGILALSIISFLISFLSTGVDFQKLPLNYKYSLQDLTITVLVLGVFLQILNRTRYRSWKKSKQIEIQKEETKKDKEKIDNLLLNILPGAIAQELKENGYVKPIHYNLTTIVFTDFVDFTKIAEKLKPDELVKELDNFFTEFDRIIGELKLEKLKTIGDSYMYAGGIPLRNTQNPIDCSLAALKIRHYINSKNQENENHLEWKIRIGINSGPIMAGVVGKKKFIYDIWGDTVNIASRMESSGLPDKINISESTYLLVKDFFEIEFRGKVYAKNKGELSMYFLNRLKPEFSEDKEGIIPNAIFWDNYKKIG, from the coding sequence ATGCTACACAGGATTCGAGAAACCATAAGTTCCCTCTTATTTTTTAAAAGCCGGGATGGATACCCCGATACTTTTCTTGAGGAACTACACTTCCAATCCAATAAGATCATTCTTCCTGCCGGTTTAATCTATCTTTTTGCCTGGCTCCCCTACATTCCGGTAGATTCTCAACTCGTTCCGAATCAGGTCTGGATAATCTACTTACGCTACGGACTCAGCCTTTGCGGTTTTTTTGCCATCTTTCTTCATTTCAGTGTTTTTAAAAATAAAGCCATGTTTACCCTCATATTTCTGGGTATATATCTTGAACTCGCTGTAGGAATTATTACAGGATTATCCGGAGCTTCTCCTAATTATATTGGGGGCTATTTATTTTGCCTGATGCTACTTCTAATGACTCCTATTCCCATTTCAGCTTCTCTGGGAATCCTTGCCCTATCGATTATCTCTTTTCTTATTTCTTTTCTTTCCACGGGTGTTGACTTCCAAAAACTCCCATTAAATTATAAGTATAGCCTACAAGATCTGACGATTACTGTCTTAGTCCTTGGAGTTTTTTTACAAATTTTAAATAGAACCCGGTACAGAAGCTGGAAAAAGTCCAAACAAATTGAGATTCAGAAAGAGGAGACGAAAAAAGATAAAGAGAAAATTGATAACCTGCTTTTAAATATCCTTCCCGGTGCGATTGCCCAGGAATTAAAGGAAAATGGTTATGTAAAACCCATACATTACAACCTGACCACTATTGTATTCACTGATTTCGTGGATTTTACTAAAATTGCTGAGAAGTTAAAACCGGACGAGCTGGTAAAAGAGTTGGATAATTTCTTTACTGAGTTTGATAGGATTATCGGAGAACTCAAACTGGAAAAGCTAAAAACTATCGGTGACAGTTATATGTATGCAGGCGGCATTCCTTTAAGAAATACACAAAATCCAATTGATTGTTCTTTAGCTGCTTTAAAGATCCGTCATTATATCAACAGCAAAAACCAGGAAAATGAAAATCACCTCGAATGGAAAATCAGAATAGGAATCAATTCGGGACCGATCATGGCTGGCGTGGTGGGAAAGAAAAAATTCATTTATGACATCTGGGGGGATACAGTAAATATTGCTTCCCGCATGGAATCTTCCGGCTTACCGGATAAAATCAATATTTCAGAATCCACGTATTTACTGGTAAAGGACTTTTTTGAAATCGAGTTTCGCGGAAAGGTGTATGCCAAAAACAAGGGAGAACTCAGTATGTATTTCTTAAACCGCTTAAAACCTGAATTCTCCGAAGATAAAGAAGGCATTATACCGAATGCAATTTTCTGGGATAATTATAAAAAAATTGGATAA
- a CDS encoding DUF416 family protein, translating into MDKMVKQQIKEKISKLSTYNQLAFGVMITERFLPNYFTFYIAERWGNPMILLNGIDLLKNIARQESYELEELELIDNFIEDVTPDMDDFSGYLEASLALDCYSLLYDCFSFVKDKDSSHIESCSEIAFGSLELFIQKGDNLSHDLSIKELEAYLAKDELIQKEIEYQLNLLDELTDKKISYKLYIEKSMNAPLLKC; encoded by the coding sequence ATGGATAAAATGGTAAAACAACAGATTAAAGAGAAAATATCCAAACTTTCAACGTATAATCAGCTTGCTTTTGGAGTCATGATAACAGAAAGGTTTCTACCAAATTACTTTACCTTCTATATTGCAGAACGGTGGGGTAATCCCATGATTTTATTAAACGGTATAGACCTCTTAAAGAATATTGCCAGACAGGAAAGCTATGAACTGGAAGAACTCGAACTTATTGATAATTTTATTGAAGATGTCACACCAGATATGGATGATTTTTCCGGTTATTTAGAAGCCTCGCTGGCATTAGATTGTTATAGTCTGCTTTATGACTGTTTTTCTTTTGTTAAAGATAAAGATTCTTCTCATATAGAAAGCTGTTCCGAAATTGCCTTTGGTTCTTTAGAACTATTTATCCAAAAAGGAGATAATCTAAGCCATGATCTTTCAATAAAAGAATTGGAAGCATATTTGGCAAAAGATGAATTGATTCAAAAAGAAATAGAATACCAATTAAACTTACTTGATGAATTGACTGATAAGAAGATCAGTTATAAATTGTATATTGAAAAAAGTATGAATGCTCCCCTTTTAAAATGTTGA
- a CDS encoding carbohydrate ABC transporter substrate-binding protein, whose translation MLKWSEIFSPSSLSRQQKIEELLWFKNASAEFRGESIKTTAENIETHYWESRVLARAFEDITGIHVEHEIIGEGDVVTRIMDQIENNKILYDAYVNDADMVGTHLRTKGVVILSDYMKEEGKKYTNPNLDLDDFLNLEFGQDYDGNQLQLPDQQFANLYWFRYDWFSRKDIQDKFREKYKYELGVPLNWAAYEDIAEFFTNTEIDGKKVYGHLDYGKPSASLGWRFTDAWLSIAGVGDKGLPNGLPVDEWGIRVENKIPVGSSVERGGAINAPAAVYALTKYIEWVKKYAPPEALNWEWVDAGPKASEGNIAQRVFQYITWLSDSRFHSADSPVCDKYGKPKWRVAPTPRGRYWDDGMKVGYQDAGSWTIPKNITGKRRAMAWLWAQFTVSKTVDLKKFLVGGTPIRKSTIFHDYLTERKDEYGGLIEFYRSSERKKWTDSGPNVPYYSGLSALWWKNIAKAITGEVTPQQALDKLAEEQDALMGSLKMQAYSPILNPKKGREYWLAQPGSPKPERPRETPKTVKYEELIKGWTK comes from the coding sequence ATCCTGAAATGGTCTGAGATTTTTTCACCTTCCAGCTTATCAAGGCAACAAAAAATTGAGGAATTACTCTGGTTTAAAAATGCCAGTGCGGAGTTTCGTGGAGAAAGTATTAAAACTACCGCAGAAAATATTGAAACTCATTATTGGGAAAGCCGGGTTCTGGCCAGGGCTTTTGAGGATATAACAGGGATTCATGTGGAGCATGAAATCATTGGTGAGGGGGATGTGGTTACCCGTATCATGGATCAGATTGAAAACAATAAGATTCTTTATGATGCCTATGTAAACGACGCAGATATGGTTGGAACTCACTTAAGAACCAAAGGTGTGGTAATCTTAAGTGATTATATGAAAGAAGAGGGGAAAAAATACACAAATCCAAATTTAGATTTAGATGATTTTTTAAACCTCGAATTCGGTCAGGATTACGATGGAAACCAGTTGCAACTTCCCGACCAGCAGTTTGCTAACCTTTATTGGTTTCGCTATGACTGGTTTTCCCGCAAAGACATTCAAGATAAATTTCGTGAAAAATATAAATATGAACTGGGAGTTCCTCTTAACTGGGCTGCCTATGAGGATATAGCCGAATTTTTTACAAATACAGAAATTGATGGAAAGAAAGTTTACGGGCACCTTGACTACGGAAAACCTTCTGCTTCATTGGGCTGGCGTTTTACGGATGCCTGGCTTTCCATTGCCGGTGTGGGGGATAAGGGTTTGCCGAATGGTCTACCTGTAGACGAGTGGGGAATTCGTGTGGAGAATAAAATCCCGGTAGGTTCCTCTGTGGAAAGAGGAGGGGCCATCAATGCTCCTGCGGCAGTTTATGCTCTCACCAAATATATCGAGTGGGTAAAAAAGTATGCGCCTCCCGAAGCTTTAAACTGGGAGTGGGTAGATGCCGGTCCAAAAGCTTCGGAAGGAAATATCGCACAAAGAGTTTTTCAGTATATTACCTGGTTATCGGATTCCAGGTTTCATAGTGCGGACAGCCCCGTTTGTGATAAATACGGTAAACCCAAGTGGAGAGTGGCTCCTACGCCGAGGGGAAGATACTGGGATGATGGTATGAAAGTGGGATACCAGGATGCAGGAAGTTGGACAATTCCGAAAAACATTACCGGAAAGAGAAGGGCTATGGCCTGGCTCTGGGCTCAGTTTACCGTTTCTAAAACAGTAGATTTAAAAAAGTTTTTGGTAGGTGGAACTCCTATTCGTAAATCTACTATCTTTCATGATTACCTGACGGAGAGAAAAGACGAATATGGTGGCTTAATTGAATTTTATCGTTCTTCTGAAAGAAAGAAATGGACGGATAGCGGTCCTAACGTTCCCTACTACTCCGGCCTTTCTGCCCTCTGGTGGAAGAATATTGCAAAAGCCATCACCGGCGAAGTAACACCTCAGCAGGCTCTGGATAAATTGGCGGAAGAACAGGATGCCTTAATGGGTTCTCTGAAGATGCAGGCGTATTCACCTATATTAAACCCCAAAAAGGGACGTGAATACTGGTTGGCGCAACCGGGCTCACCCAAACCGGAACGACCGAGGGAAACTCCTAAAACAGTTAAATACGAAGAACTTATAAAAGGTTGGACCAAATAA
- a CDS encoding cache domain-containing protein codes for MSEKGNLYKNKGFWHKVSRLSIRKKMNFVGLLVVGIFALILFLRVLPLLEKGKLEERRGKLRAVVNSVTSLMDYYERSIRSRAWENDPSMPKTIEEAKKLVIKNIRQMRYDKTEYFFIMDGKGNMVMHPLKPELEGKNLMDKKDPDGNLIFREMVLNSQRDSEAFVSYVWQSKYSPIIFEPQTTYARYFWAWDWVVCSGVYTQDILDSMKEINYLSAGYIVATSALTVVLLFGFVYFNLTKPLTRLLMAIEEISKNNLDYKVQPFFDDELGHISEQFNEMVQHRKRSQEELTQLNASLEDKVIQRTSELSDSLKQVNALKVQQDGDYFLTALLVKPLQSEQNESKRIVTKSHIEQYKQFVFRKWKNEIGGDICITDNIVLNGRDYVFFVNADAMGKSIQGAGGVLLFGASVKAHLIQTKAGKTFTALPELWLKNLYLDLNQLFKTFDGSMLISAAIGLIDELTGVMYYLNAEHPWPVLYRDGVASFLEDNLSLRKVGTPGEHKIDLGIQTFKLGKGDRVILGSDGRDDIMIKDASGKEEMNYDETLFLKTVEKSGGDLQNIIENIRNTGRIKDDLSLLVIDYNASDFKLHNEMKSDESSEYYKALEKYNEKKYDESLSILRKTFNGKPFYSEVYNLFLNIYTAQKDYLRKSNILMNYFSLAPNDSSVITDIVISLKSCGQYDLAADYGEALRLRNPYDINTLILLSEIYRTKGLHYVALRRLEDALKISPENPDVVSHISAIQNEIEKNLSKKDKEIETQEVNISFEY; via the coding sequence ATGAGTGAGAAGGGAAATTTATATAAAAATAAGGGATTCTGGCATAAGGTGAGTCGGCTTTCGATTCGAAAGAAGATGAATTTTGTAGGTCTCTTAGTGGTGGGAATTTTTGCGCTTATTCTCTTTTTAAGAGTCCTCCCTCTATTAGAAAAAGGTAAATTAGAAGAGCGAAGAGGAAAACTGAGGGCGGTTGTGAACTCGGTTACTTCTTTGATGGATTATTATGAAAGAAGTATAAGAAGTAGGGCCTGGGAGAATGATCCTTCTATGCCTAAAACCATTGAAGAAGCTAAGAAGCTGGTAATAAAAAATATTCGGCAGATGCGCTATGATAAGACGGAATACTTTTTCATCATGGATGGAAAAGGAAATATGGTTATGCATCCGCTTAAGCCGGAATTAGAAGGTAAAAACCTGATGGATAAAAAAGATCCGGATGGTAACCTGATATTTCGAGAGATGGTGCTGAATTCTCAAAGAGACTCAGAAGCATTCGTGAGCTATGTCTGGCAGTCAAAATATAGTCCGATTATCTTTGAACCCCAGACTACCTATGCAAGGTATTTCTGGGCCTGGGACTGGGTAGTTTGTTCGGGAGTTTACACACAGGACATTTTGGATTCTATGAAAGAGATCAACTACCTATCGGCGGGCTATATTGTGGCTACCTCGGCTTTGACAGTAGTTTTACTTTTTGGATTCGTATACTTTAATCTTACCAAACCTCTAACCCGACTTTTAATGGCCATCGAGGAAATCAGTAAGAACAACCTGGATTATAAGGTTCAACCTTTCTTTGATGATGAACTCGGACACATTTCTGAACAGTTTAATGAAATGGTTCAGCACAGGAAACGATCTCAGGAAGAATTAACCCAGTTAAACGCTTCCCTTGAGGACAAGGTCATTCAGAGGACTTCCGAATTGAGTGATTCCTTAAAACAGGTAAACGCATTAAAGGTTCAACAGGACGGAGACTACTTTTTAACTGCCCTTTTAGTGAAACCATTACAGTCGGAACAGAACGAGTCAAAGCGGATTGTAACAAAATCTCATATAGAACAATACAAACAATTTGTTTTTAGAAAATGGAAAAACGAAATCGGTGGAGATATTTGCATCACAGATAATATTGTATTGAATGGAAGAGATTACGTTTTCTTTGTAAATGCGGATGCTATGGGAAAATCTATTCAGGGAGCCGGAGGAGTCTTATTATTTGGTGCTTCGGTAAAAGCCCATCTTATACAGACAAAGGCGGGTAAGACTTTTACTGCTTTGCCGGAACTCTGGTTAAAAAACCTTTACCTGGATTTGAACCAGCTTTTCAAAACCTTTGATGGTTCTATGCTAATTTCTGCTGCAATAGGTTTGATTGATGAGCTTACCGGTGTGATGTACTATCTGAATGCAGAGCACCCCTGGCCTGTATTGTATAGAGATGGAGTGGCTTCCTTTTTGGAAGATAACCTGTCTTTAAGGAAAGTAGGAACGCCCGGAGAGCATAAAATTGATCTTGGAATTCAAACATTTAAACTGGGGAAAGGAGATAGGGTCATATTAGGTTCAGACGGTCGCGATGATATTATGATTAAAGATGCATCGGGAAAGGAAGAGATGAACTATGATGAAACCCTTTTCTTAAAAACAGTAGAAAAGTCAGGTGGAGATTTACAGAACATTATTGAGAATATAAGAAATACCGGAAGGATAAAGGATGACCTTTCCCTACTGGTTATTGATTACAATGCCAGTGATTTTAAGCTTCACAACGAAATGAAAAGTGATGAATCATCTGAATACTATAAAGCCCTGGAAAAGTATAATGAGAAAAAATATGATGAATCTCTCAGTATATTGAGGAAAACTTTTAATGGAAAGCCTTTCTATTCTGAAGTATATAATCTCTTCTTGAATATTTATACGGCACAAAAAGATTATTTAAGAAAATCTAATATTCTTATGAATTATTTCTCCCTGGCACCGAATGATTCTTCTGTGATAACGGATATTGTCATATCCTTGAAGAGTTGCGGTCAATATGATTTAGCAGCAGATTATGGTGAAGCTTTGAGGCTGAGAAATCCTTATGATATTAATACTTTGATATTACTCTCGGAAATCTACAGAACAAAGGGCTTACACTATGTAGCTTTACGAAGACTTGAGGATGCGCTAAAAATAAGTCCGGAAAATCCGGATGTTGTATCGCATATAAGTGCTATCCAGAATGAAATTGAAAAGAATCTCAGCAAAAAAGATAAGGAAATTGAAACTCAGGAAGTCAATATCAGTTTCGAATATTAG
- a CDS encoding efflux RND transporter permease subunit, with protein sequence MIKIVQYLISRPRLLKLILILLFLFAVSSIPRIQRLGHPRVDFDRMRVTTVYPGASPEDVELNVTVKLEQALKQASGIEKFFSRSMENVSIIDIFIDPDSEDKISNKQDIRRAIESVNDLPIEVEKKPEIMEIKVDNFEIYITVLSMENASKASLLKYAKELKRQLLEIPELSTVKTIGMPEQEIKVLLNTEKMARNFVSFDEVIQAIKTNKIRASGGSIESFTTKTNIVTFSEFESIEEIENIIIRANFEGNRIYLKDIAKVEKGFKEEDNIVRFNSKKGIGLSIIKKGTADVIRAVEKVEKTLKRFQEEFAPSSLRLVPIFDTSIETKERLEIVYGNAILGFLFVLIVLFLFLDSSTALWTAFGIPVSIAMTLILLPLFDITINSISLCGLVVVIGMVVDDAIIISESIARSRESGLGATEAAIDGLQKVIKPVIGTIITTMLAFVPMYFLPGMLGSFSMEIPSIVILMLAASFLEATFFLPAHLANTNPQKSKVPPGQKFIELLEISYERLLQFSLKRKYLSLFFSLCFLVLGSAIGLWLSNFDMFPIEQSYRIFIYGETAKDSTLEYSEEKTIHLEKVIESLPKGVVHSYLNYTGLDFNRGEGFLPSNNSYTFILNLSPASEREMTARDVQKFIEAKLKEKPDHGLNQVHFLIDGGGPPVGKSIEIRVTGNEKEVRKEILEKIKKDLQEAGVDDIDSDFKDGKKELRILPDYKLIASAGLNVAQIASVIRTAYDGSIVAYKQDAEEKIPFRVSLDKEFLNPNAPLEGLLVRNQQGNLIPIKSLVRVREGVSPLDIFHYNSYRTNTITGNVDKKKTKPIEIYNKIRDKYKDFSKKYPGFSIELGGEAKESYKFIFQMGSAIFISIIAIYFLLVLQFDSYLQPVMVILAIPFGLVGIFLAFGLQRMDISMLALIGILGFTGVIINDSLVMVDYINILIREQKKEELHKDTFLALVIEGAKTRLRPILLTTLTTVVGLIPTAYGIIGGVDYFISPMVMAMAWGLLVGTTSVLFFIPLIYILLIRIK encoded by the coding sequence ATGATAAAAATTGTTCAATACCTGATTTCAAGACCACGTCTACTCAAGTTAATTCTCATTCTACTTTTTCTATTTGCGGTATCTTCCATTCCTCGAATCCAGAGACTGGGGCATCCGAGGGTGGATTTTGATAGAATGCGTGTAACAACTGTTTATCCGGGAGCTTCTCCGGAAGACGTGGAACTTAACGTCACCGTCAAATTGGAACAGGCATTGAAACAGGCTTCCGGTATAGAAAAATTCTTTTCTCGCTCTATGGAAAATGTTTCAATTATCGACATTTTTATTGATCCGGATTCTGAGGATAAGATTAGCAATAAACAGGACATTCGAAGGGCTATTGAAAGTGTCAATGATCTACCAATAGAAGTAGAGAAGAAGCCGGAGATCATGGAGATAAAGGTAGATAACTTCGAAATTTATATAACCGTATTGAGCATGGAGAATGCTTCCAAAGCAAGTCTTTTAAAATATGCAAAAGAGCTAAAACGTCAGCTTCTCGAAATTCCTGAGCTTTCAACTGTTAAAACCATCGGAATGCCGGAACAGGAAATAAAAGTTCTTTTGAATACCGAGAAAATGGCAAGAAATTTTGTATCTTTCGATGAAGTCATACAGGCCATTAAAACAAATAAAATTCGGGCAAGTGGAGGAAGCATTGAATCATTTACTACTAAAACAAATATAGTCACCTTTTCCGAATTTGAATCTATAGAGGAAATTGAGAATATTATTATACGGGCCAACTTTGAAGGTAATCGAATTTACTTGAAAGACATCGCAAAAGTTGAGAAAGGTTTTAAAGAAGAGGATAATATTGTTCGTTTCAATTCTAAAAAGGGAATCGGTCTGAGTATTATAAAAAAGGGTACTGCGGATGTAATTCGTGCAGTAGAAAAAGTAGAGAAGACTCTAAAACGCTTTCAAGAAGAATTTGCACCTTCTTCTTTGCGTTTAGTTCCGATTTTTGATACTTCTATTGAGACAAAAGAACGCCTGGAGATTGTATACGGAAATGCTATTTTAGGTTTCCTCTTTGTATTAATCGTACTCTTTTTATTTTTAGATAGCTCTACTGCTTTATGGACAGCTTTTGGAATTCCGGTTTCTATTGCAATGACTCTTATTCTTCTGCCTTTATTTGATATTACTATCAATAGTATTTCCCTTTGCGGATTGGTAGTTGTCATCGGGATGGTAGTGGATGATGCTATCATTATTTCCGAGAGTATTGCTCGTTCGAGAGAATCCGGACTTGGAGCTACAGAAGCGGCTATTGACGGTCTTCAAAAAGTAATTAAACCGGTTATCGGAACGATTATTACTACTATGCTGGCTTTTGTGCCTATGTATTTTCTTCCCGGAATGTTGGGAAGCTTCAGCATGGAAATCCCTTCTATTGTAATCCTTATGCTGGCCGCTAGCTTTTTAGAAGCCACCTTTTTTCTGCCCGCTCACCTTGCAAATACGAATCCTCAAAAAAGTAAAGTTCCACCCGGACAAAAATTTATCGAGTTATTAGAAATATCTTATGAACGTCTTTTACAGTTCAGTCTCAAGCGAAAATATTTATCCCTCTTTTTTAGTCTCTGCTTTTTAGTCCTGGGTTCTGCTATCGGACTCTGGCTCAGTAATTTTGATATGTTTCCTATAGAGCAATCTTATCGAATCTTTATATATGGAGAAACTGCCAAGGATAGTACTCTCGAATACAGTGAGGAAAAAACTATTCACTTAGAAAAAGTTATTGAATCACTTCCAAAAGGTGTAGTGCATTCTTATCTGAATTATACAGGCTTAGATTTTAACCGGGGGGAAGGATTTTTACCTTCTAATAACTCCTATACATTTATTCTGAATCTGAGTCCGGCCAGTGAAAGGGAAATGACAGCCAGGGATGTTCAAAAATTTATAGAAGCGAAGCTTAAAGAAAAACCCGATCACGGTCTGAATCAGGTTCATTTCTTAATCGATGGAGGAGGGCCACCGGTAGGAAAGTCAATAGAAATTCGGGTTACTGGTAACGAAAAAGAAGTCAGAAAAGAAATTCTCGAAAAAATTAAGAAAGATTTACAGGAGGCCGGAGTTGACGACATTGACTCCGATTTCAAAGATGGAAAAAAAGAACTACGGATTCTTCCTGATTATAAGCTTATCGCTTCAGCCGGATTAAACGTAGCACAAATTGCTTCTGTAATTCGAACCGCCTATGATGGGAGCATCGTAGCTTACAAGCAGGATGCCGAAGAAAAGATTCCTTTTCGAGTAAGCCTGGACAAAGAGTTCCTAAATCCAAATGCTCCCCTTGAAGGTCTATTGGTCAGGAATCAACAGGGGAACCTGATTCCGATTAAATCCCTGGTTCGAGTAAGGGAAGGAGTTTCTCCTCTGGATATTTTTCATTATAATTCCTACAGAACCAATACGATTACAGGAAATGTGGATAAAAAGAAAACGAAACCCATAGAGATTTACAATAAAATTCGGGACAAGTATAAGGACTTTTCCAAGAAATATCCCGGTTTTAGTATTGAACTCGGAGGTGAAGCCAAAGAAAGTTATAAATTTATATTCCAGATGGGTTCTGCTATTTTTATTTCTATTATCGCTATTTATTTTTTACTGGTTTTACAGTTTGATTCATACCTGCAACCGGTAATGGTCATACTGGCCATTCCCTTCGGTCTTGTTGGGATTTTCCTCGCATTTGGTTTACAGAGGATGGACATATCGATGCTGGCTCTTATCGGTATATTAGGTTTTACCGGAGTAATCATCAATGACTCTCTCGTAATGGTGGACTACATCAATATTCTGATTCGAGAACAGAAGAAAGAAGAATTGCATAAAGATACTTTTCTCGCACTGGTGATAGAAGGGGCGAAAACAAGACTCAGACCGATTCTTCTTACTACCCTGACAACGGTTGTGGGTCTTATTCCAACTGCCTATGGAATCATAGGAGGAGTAGATTATTTTATATCACCGATGGTAATGGCTATGGCTTGGGGATTATTGGTAGGAACCACATCGGTATTGTTTTTTATACCGCTAATTTATATTCTATTAATTCGAATAAAGTGA